From the genome of Solanum lycopersicum chromosome 7, SLM_r2.1:
ctcttaattaattaacatttgGACTCCAAGGGcccaaaaaatcatttaaaataaattataataaaaaggcAACATGATGGTTCGAGCAACTGTCTTGGTTGAGCTCGAATAATTGGCAAAGAACCATCTTTGTCAATTATCAACACTTTATTTATGACATCTCCACATTGTGGGAGGGTTCAACAGACCTAAGGAATACACAAGGCACTCACTGTATGCACATCCAAAATCTTCAGCTTAAATTTTCATTCAATGAATGAAAAACAACTTCAGAGTGATGTTCAACAGTTAAAAACTCGACATAAATTGAATGGTACCACACTACCACTGCATGAAATTTAACATTGAGAAATCTGAGACTTCCTCTTTGCTAAGAGAATAAATTAATGCCATAGAATATAGGCAAGACAAAGTTATGAAAGAAGCACTCTATTGGCAAAGAATGTGATCTTGATGTAAGTGATTTATATTGTATTTCTGGATGTTCCGCTCCAACTTTTATTTATCTTGAAGATAGCAGCAATATCTTCAGTGATCTTTTATTCATCTACAACAGCTCTGGTTTTGAGCAACTATGAGGAACAAAATTGAGCATCACCGGCTTCCAAGTGTAGCAGGCGGGAGTGGTTGAACAGCAGCAAGAGGATTCACTTGATAAGAGAATGCAAGTTGCCAGAAGTCAACCAAAGCTTTCTTCGTAGATGAAGCTTGTCTCTTAAGAACACTGTAATACCAAATGGGGAAAAGTCAGTCAAGACAATAAGCCCAGAGAGATCTCACTTAATTCACAAACAATACATGTCTAACATAAGCCAAGTCCAAGTACGTAATAGCCTAGCATTTGCAAACTTAACAATGCCAGAAAAGATGGCAGAACGAACCGATACAAAAACAATATGCTTAACTGGACATCTTCACATCATTCTATAATTCCATTAGAGTTTTGGATTGGCAGCAAACTTAAAAGACAGATATAAGTGATTCTGACTATGATATGAGATTCTCATACACCCACAGGTATAACATGAAACACTGCTAAAGAGGCTCAGTTGCATCATGTGCTTGAATGAGGTTTACTTGCTACCTATGTGCATACGGCAACAAAACCAGGCGACTCTTAACTGATGCAACTACTACAAGAGTTTATGCCCTTAACATCAAAGGTTTCTCATGACTACGTGCAATACAAAAAGCTAGAATTATAGAGCCAACCCAATAGATAAATAGACTTATTTCACGTGCTAAACAATGTTTTATATCTTCTAAACCTGATTCCATTTCCTGACAAGTTAGTTCTCCAAAGGTTTTTGATGGAAAACGCCTTAAAATATATTCTAAGGGCTCAGTTGGCAGGAGGGATAAGGGCTCACTAATCCCAGGATCAGTTTTAGGATGAGTTTAtcccatgtttggttgggataAAGTCGCTGGATAACTTATCCTACTCCCAGGATTGTAGTGTTATTTTTATCCACATTGAGGGTGGGATAACAATTCTTGGATAACTAATCCCAGGATAACTTGTTCCCAACCAAACGAGTCCTAAAGCATGTACATCCTTTATGTTTCTCAATAAACAAGAAACATCCTGATGtattcaaaaaattaacaaattttaaTCCAGAGTCAACTTTACATCCAAAAActaacaaatatttcaaaaacacaTGCATAGCACATGATTCACCAAATGGAAGCTGAAAATATTCTTTCGTCCCCATTTGAGAGTAGAACTATCTTCTTACCTAAATCCGAGCAAAAAAGTAAGTGCAGAAGCCCATGCTTCTCAAGTCTTTCTATTTTCTCATACGGTCAATAATAATTTCAGCAGTATACAGTCTAAAAAAATGTGAAGTCACTGGAAGCTAGCTAGTAGTATATTTGATCAAGCTTTCTGAAAACCGAAAATGTTTTTGCTTCAACAAGGCACTTAAATATGCGTGTATCTTTTGTGTGAAATTGCATCTGCTAAACGTTCTCCATGATAGTTTATGCTAATCAGATTAATTACATAGTTTTGACTCCAGGAAGAAGATAACATTGATGAGCAAAAATTTGCCAAAAACATCGAGCATTGATAGAAACTTTCAGTCATCTGGACTATTGCAGTAGAAGATTTCTCTAggcaaaaccaaaaaaaaaaaaaaaagacacagTCGAAGGAGTATcagaaaattgaaatttgaaaagagCTGACAAACTTTCTTGATAATTTGGCAGCATTACTAGAGCAGTAATTCCCAATGAGTATAGGTTAAAACAGATGAACAGAAATAAGTTCTTCTTTTTTGCACTTTGTACTGCCGATTTTTGCAGGCAAGTCAAGAAAGAATGCTTAAGTGAGTTAACAGATAGTAACACATTTTTATACTGGGGAATACTTGTAAGAAGcaagcttttttaaaaaaaaatgggaaaatttTGGATTGATCAGCATTTAGGGCTATGCAGGCCACCTCCGAAAATTACAAAATAGTCATAATTAGTTACAAGGAACCTATAAAATCCACTAATTGGATTTCTTTCTTATATTCTATTCTTTACACCAAAAGCCTAAAGTAGTAATAAGTTTCCATTTAATATTCTGTACAGAGCATTCTTTTCCTTGAAAGATCCTCTGATTTCTCTCCTTCCAGATAATCCAGCAACTCAGGAGGTCTACTTTGTTCTCTGGCATGCTCCAGTTCATATTAGCTAGGCTGAAGAGTTCCCACACTTGGGCAGTTGCTTCGCACAGAAGGAAAAAGTGCTTGCTGGTCTCAAGTGCCTTTTTGCATAGTATACATCTTAAGGCAATGTTAATACCCTTTTTCTGCATAGACTCATATGTCAAGCAAGCTCTCTTAGCCACTAACCAAGTAAGCTCTTCACCATTGGTGGAGCCACGCTCTTCCAAATGGTATCCAAGGGCCTGCTGCTCTGCCTGAATTTTTAGCTTATTCTCATTCGTAAACTCTATTAGCAGAGAACACGCCATAtcaatttttcttattccatgTTGGTCTCAGGGAATCCAGTAATCTTATTCAGCAAATCTATCACCCAGGTTATTTCCCAATCATTAAGAAACCTCATAAAAACCAAGTTCCATCCTTATGGTGACACATTTCCTGTATGCTACGTTCAGGGCTTACACATATAGAGAAGAGCCCAGGAAATAAAGATAGCAAGGTTCCATCGCCACTCCAATCCTCTTTCCAGAAAGAGATTTtgtgccccccccccccccccccccttccaaTTTTTACCTTTGTGTTTGCCTTGTCAATAAGAGATTTCTAATGGACCTCCAAACTCACACTTCATAGGTAGTAATCACTTCATTTGTGCACCACTGCCCCTCCTATCCATATTTTATGGGATATCACTCCATAAGGGCTGATTCTCAACAAACTTTCCAGTCCCTCCATCgcaataataaaacaaaaagggtGACGATGGTCTCCTTGCCTAAGACCCCTTTCTGCTGGAAAAGAACTTACAGGTTTTCCATTTATCAAAATAGAGAACGTGGCGGTTTTATGCAAAATTCAGTCCATTTGAGCCATCTAACCCCAAATCCCATCTGTCTAAGAGTGTTGATTAGATAGTTCCAATTTAGGTAATCATAAGCCTTTTCTATGTCCAACTTGCACATCACCCCTGGCACATCATCTCTAATTCTGGTATCAATTAGTTCACCAGTAATAAGTGCAGCATCCATTATCTGTCTCCCTTCGACAAAAGTCATCTGATGATTGTTAATGAACCAACTCATCGCCTTCTTTGATCTCTCAGACAATATTTTAGCTATTATTTTGTATACCCCTCATGAAGGCTAATAGGCCTGAAGTCCTCTTAAGTTATTTGCCCTCAATTTCTTTGGATACAAGGCCATGAAAGTGGCATTGAAGCTTTTTTCAAACCTCTGCATGCAGTGGAACTTATGGAAGGTTCGCATCAGATCTCTTTTTACCGTGTCCCAGAAAGCTTGGAAGAAAGCCATAATGTACACCCATCTAGCCCAGGGGCTTTGCCTGCTACACATCTTAATCCCTTCCAGCGCCTCCTCCTCTTCAAAAGCCCTTTCTAACCCCTCATGCTCTTCTAATGTTATGCCCTGTACATCTAGAATGTTGAGATTTCGCCTCCAACATTCATCTTCCTTGTACAGGTTTTGATAGAAAGCAACTATTGCATCCTTAATAGCAACGGGATCATTAGATTGTTCACCATTTATCATTAACGAATCAATAGTGTTGAGTCTTTTGTGAGCTGTCTGTAAGGTTGATCGGGATAGAATTCAATGATTGAATAAAGTTGAGCATGTGATTCTTCCCTAACATTTCTATGGAATTTGAGGAAGAAGATAGAGTAGTTACTCAAATGGTGAGGAGAGAGCATATTCTATTTTTTCTGTTTCAAAAGTGTATCGTGAGCattgcattttttatttgtttttcacttaGTGTTTGGATGGAAAGTTAAACTTTGGATCAAAGTTGTTCATTTTTTGATACATCACAAATGTTTCTTGTAATTGAGATGCATTTGGGATGTCCTTGAACTTTAGGGTATACTTTAGAGATGTTTACTGTTAACAAGTCTAGGTTCAAATATGATGTATCTTTATACACAGCTTCACATTAGTGCCACACAGCCGCAGTAATCAAATATAAAGTGCATTTCCATCCACTGTCTACAGTAAGTTGAATTTGACTTTGATCcagcaaaaacaataaatgaAAGATCAAGAATCAGTTTTAGTGTTTCAAGATAACGGAGGGAATTTGTCAATTTGATATGTCCACTAAACCATGTGCTAATACTATGCAACTTAAGTTGATAAGGGAAAAACATCTTTCAATTCAGAAGTTGTGCTCTAATTCTCTTTATCCTATACAGTGACCATGTCATGAGAAAATTTGGTAGATTTTACACAACAATATGTGTATCCCACAGCTATAAGATGAAGAAAATCATAATAAGAGTAAATTCTTCTTTCTCTAGAAGAGAAGTGGCAGAGAGACTATATTACCTCCATAAAGAGGCTTGTTTTCTCCGCACGATATAGTAAAATAGTGCCGCCAAAAAACCAAGAGAGATACTTCCATTTGATAAGACCAAGCGACTACTTCCGAACTTCAAAGTGACTGTACGAAACCACCACAATGGAGTTCTCCGTCTAGGGAACTCCAGAATTGATTGTTTCTTGGTGTTCTCTCCCTTAGACAGGTCTCTGTGTTCCAAAATATTTGCTGTTCCATTGCATGATTTTTCTTCAATCAGGGAAGTGGAATCAGTTGTGCATTCATCTATTTGGAGCGGTAAAGCTGAGGACTGCGAAGTGCTGACCAGCTTTAAAGTATTCATGGAGTGCAACTGCCTCAAAAGGTCCTGGAATACAGagaaataattagaaaattcCCAAGCTATAAGTTACTCTGTCACAAAATAGCCAAACCACCAACGGCATATCAAAACACAACAAAGGTGTCTCAGTCAGACTGCACTGTACAGTTCCTATAAGCATATTTCTCTTTCAACAAAGTTTAATCTCAAAAAATTAGGGCGTATTAGACTATATATTCAACCATAAATCACCAAGGAAGTTCAACTCATAGTGCTAAGAACCTCAAGAATATAAATTCCAACAACATACTTATACAAGGAAAACAACACAGTTACTCCAATTTGATGCCCTGCACAAAAAAAACTGGAAGAGTGTAGgggacaaaagaaaaaaaataacatgagACCAccattttaataaaatgaagCAAGAAAGATTATTGTTTACCTGCCTCTTCTCCTCAGGTAGAGGGAATTTCTCAACCCAAGAGATAGCAAGATCCAAATTTCCTAGAATCCTCCCCAAAAAGGTTATCACATAGAGCTCAACAATTTCCAGGTACTTATCAACTCCAAGGGAAATCTGATTGCTAAATTCTTCCATGCTTGCAACAGTATAATACTTTCCATCAACATATCGCCACTTCATAAGGAATTCCTCTAGAATTTCTTGAACTTCAGCAGAAGGGCCATCTGGTATCTGGAGACACACCCTGGAGAAAAAGTGTAGAATCATTTCCATATCAAAGAAGGGAGCCTATCTAAAAATGGTGAAGGAAAAGGAAGTTATGAGGAGCAACCTTGCAATAATAAGAACATTTCAAGCTCGGAAGAGGGATCATGAAACTTTTTCCTGTTCACTTTGGATACATGGGATACCAGGGAGTACATGATTTCAGATTCAGGATCTCAAAACCAAAAGAATAACAATGCAAAGAGTGTGTCTCGATTTTTAAAGGCACTCTTCTATTTTATGCGATTAAAACAATTCAAGTTATAGAGATCTAGTATGAAAAAAAGTGAATGATAAATCAATTGCAGCATAAAATTGAGAATGGTAATTAAAGTTGTATTCCAACAATGACGCCCAACcttattaaaaggaaaaatcatCTCACTAGACCACCAAGCTGAGAAACATCAAACTCATGTGGACAATTATCTGTGCTAAACGAAGATGTGCAATTATTAGGGAAATAGCATGTCCAAGAAATGAGGTACCCAGTAAGGAAAACTTGGGCAGGAACAGCACTGACTGATCCAAATAGCATTTTCAGCTGCTTCAGTATTTCTGATGTCCTGTCAAACATATAAACCATATTAGTGTCCGAATGAAAGCACACAAGCGTTTTTTTCTACAAAAGAAAGCAGCAGGATTACCACATCGAGAAACAGTAAAAGATGAGAAAGCAGTTCACTAGTCTGACCAATAAGACAGATACATCAGAGCCACTCCATACAAAGCATTTCAGATGTACTCATAAATCCAAGCAATATCAGAATCTTAGTTGTGTGGACTCTTCACTTCCGATGCTGTAACAGCGTTGGATTCTCCAATAATATACTAGTTGTGGAGAATCTGACATGCAccattgacatttttgaagagtccaagcaacatagATCAGAATATATGTGTTCTATTTGGAGGAAAACATTTAGTTTCCAGTTTTGCCATGTTCGGTTAGTCAACACTTTTGGAAAGCATTTTCTCGAGGAAAACAAGTTCcttaaaattaggaaataatgACTTCCCTAGTAGGAGGGAAAAACAAGTTCACAAGTGGCATTCTATATTAGTTGTGTGCTCCTGCCCCCAATACACCTCATCTTCATCTCCAACCCCACCTCCCGTAGTGTTATATACAAATGCTTTTAGTGTAAAAAATTCTCTTACATACCGATCAcaagaaaataagtaagaaaccctcttattttcctaaaaacatttttcttcctACCTAACAACCGAGACTCTATCAATTCAACGCAGATGGGGACAAACATATTCCTCTGCAgtacagtttttttttttgaaatgggTAATGGCCCTCTGCAGTACAGTTTGTAACAGCTAATAATGAAGCAACTCTCAATGCTCAAGTAAGATTGTCATTTAACCCTAACTCAGGCAAACGATATTTTCAAAAGTCTTGTAATAGAATAAGAAAATGCAGGTAATACATAAATGAATAGAAGTGGCATAAACAAGTACCTCCCCAGCTCTTTGTAGGACTGCACCAAAATCATGGCAGCTGATTCCAACATATCACCCAATTCGCAATTGTCTTCATTCATTTTACCATTTTTCTCAATTAATTGCTCAATAATTGAGGAAGACAAAGTTGCTGCTTCTTGGAACATACAACACACCAGATAACTACAAAATTGAACATGACAATTAGAAAGCAATTTTGACCAAATTGTTGCTTAATGAATCAAGAATAAaccccaaaaaagaaaaagacaattcTTTGCTGGGTAACTGgcccaaaaaaaagaagaaaagagtaCCTTTCTGAAAGCTCAATTTCATCCCAAGTCAGAAAAGATGGTGCACCCTCCATAGACATCTCTCTTCCAGGTAATCAAGCGTCCGGTTTGgggctatttttttttaaaaaaataatcagtatTTGTAGTTTCGTAAGGTGCGCTCACAAAGATTTTTCCTCTATTCTGTTCTTTATACacttctacaaaaaaaaaatatagccaGATGTGTTACTAAAAATTCTCTTAAAAATTGTAGGAGGCCAAAAGCCTACAAGAAAATATGGAGGAAACTAATCCAATATACAATCAAACCAACTAAGCCTCAACCCCAAACTAAACGGGTTCAGCTCCAATTCCAGTACTAGAATATAAATGAACTTATTTACCAAAGGAGAATTCCTTCCAGCCAATAATGAGAACTTAAGCATTGTTGAGaatcttaaaaatgaaaaattaagtgACACAATGGAAAATACCAAAAGCATGCAGTTTTATAGCAAAACATACCCAATTAAAGAGAAAGATACCCAAATAGCAAACCGCAATATAAAAAAGTTTACTTGGAGAAACAAAATGTAGGGTTTTAAAGTGAGAAGTTTACTCGTTAGCCACAAAACATCAACTTACATGATCTGATCAAAATTCTAGACGAAAAACTCAATATTCCAATTTTACTTTTCTCTATACCTAGGGTTACCTTCTAtacaaacagaaaaaaaaaactcatacaCATAGCCAGAGACAAAACTGAAGATTCAAgagaaaataatcaattttggCGGAAGAAATTCGAGAGAAAAAAAGGAGTAAACTTACCAGATGTTGTTTGGTCGGTGATCGGTGATCGGAGGAAGGAAGAAGGCGATAAGAGGTTTATTGTTTCGTAAGGTAGGTGCACAGACAAAGATGTTTGTATATTTATTGGGAGTGCCATCTCAAATGATACGATGGAGTAAGTTATCGAATGGTAAGATAGAGTAAGTTCAATTTAATTGAAGCTTTTAAGATAATCTAAAAATATGATTgagaaatataaaaagaaatactgatcaaaagaaaaaataatatttgcaattcaaaaagtaaaattatttataaattataaaatttaagctcaaaattatataaatataacaaaagtagataaagaaaaaaaaatttcttttattcaagTGTGTTATTTAAATGATGAATGAAATTTTCTATTCATAATGTTGAGATATCGCTCACAAAAATCATCTATCTAATAGATACATAGGTATCTACATTGTTATCCAAAAGGAGAGATTCATATATCATGTAGGGAATGCACATACATAAATTTGATTTGTTGTTCTTGAATAAACCTAATGGACATCCactattcaatggatttataacgcTCCCCCTTGGATGTTCATTGATGATGTATCTCGTTAAAATCTTGCTAGGAAAAACTCTGTGGGGTGAAGGAAAAATAGTACAAATATCTCTTGATCCGCATTATTTGTTGTCTCATTAAAAACTTTGACAGGAAAATTCAGTGGGACAAAGCCTCgatcaagaaaaaaagaacgTAACGCGTATTATACTCCCTCGAATCAAAATATCACTTAATTCCTTGTGATGATGTCCTCAAATATTATATAGTAACTTCTCAAGTATTGATAGTGACTATGGCTTTGTGATCAAATCGCATTCACGAAGATGTTGCATGGTTGAACCCATCATGATATATCATTGTCTGATTTCATGGATATGATGAGGTTTTGACCTTAGCCGAATACATTCTTGAATATTATTCTATTCGTCATGACCTCGTAATTGTAAGTAAATTGATCATTCAACTTATTCATTGCAACAATCATCTTGTGAGCACTTTCATTTGCAGTTGATTATCATCGTATATACTAGTTggtatttttttcaaagaaaaatcacacatttCCTTAATGTGGTGTGTTATTGATCTCAATCAGACGCACTCTCAACTTACTTCATGAGGGCATTTATTTTTGTATGGTTTGAAGATGTGGTTATCACCGTTTGTTTTAGTGATTGTCATGTGTTTCAGATCGAACTATTTGCGGATCACATAAATATACTACATTTGTGTAATCAATCAATTTCGACTTGAATTCTTCGAGATAGAATAAACTCATGTCTATGGTCCTTCGAAGATATCCAAGTATGTGTTGTAACACCATTTCAAGTCCTTTTTGTTGAGGAGGAACtgttgccagtaaatttacaagaagctcttcatccttcttttgggATCAAAGTGAATCTTTATTTATGTCAAattgatctcataatcattcaGATACTCAATGATTTATTTATGCCAGGCGATCTCACAATCATTGtggtactcaatgaatgtgatttatccacataaaattgcatcaaaatgTTTCTGTGTTATGTTGATTGATGGATAAATATTAAATTCGTCAAATTCTCATTCTGttggtcaaattttttttttttgtctttctaggatcatttcattttaaatttcctTCTCGAACACTCATTAGCTTTCAAAAGTTCTTTAGGAGTGTTAATAATGTTCAAGTCATCAATATACACAACTATTATAACAAATTCAGATCTtgacattttcatgaaaatgtaaGGACAATTAGAGTAATTCTTTTTGTACCCTTTTCCTCCTTGATTATATCAATCCATATAAGAATTCTTGAATCTTTTCTTTCAAACTTTTATATGCTCCGAACACCTTGATTGCTttaaggattttcatataaccccCAATATTGTTTAGCTAGACATgataattattcattacatgtattcaattttttatatattttcaaatcaaagcaaatctcattgcatccaccatgggagaaaacatctccaataatgtcaatttttttttgcgacaaacctttatgccccaaggcacaagtCGTACTTGATATCTTACAGTTATGttatcgcataataatttatttgtacccactgacattataccttgatttatgaaCTAACAATCCAAAGAGTCACTTTTTTAAGccaaacaaaatatacttgaattataCATTTTACTTGgacaataatttatttgttcacactctatgacagatttgaattaaaaatcctcatcataatttatatcattgGGCGCTACTTTATATCAAATATACTGTCAACGgttattttataaatgattccaatataacataaattatcgagatctcttcatttttcaggtATGTGAACCTTTTTCAAGGTTTTATGGAGTATTATGTCAATGggctcttttatagcacttttctcattatcatgaccatatttattatttgctCATCTCCTTCTTCAAAGAATTTTACGCTTGAAATCGATTGGTTTATTATGCTTTAGACGTATCATAAACTCTATCCTTTAAAGACTTtttattggagcatttgcaTCTGAATTATAACATAGGGTTCCGACAAtagatttgcaacattatgcaaatgaattatcacttgaacttcaagttcacattttcttttaacgaggatctaaataattcataattaaccttaTAATAAGTTTTAGTTGTGAGTCATCTCTCCCCGTAATGTTAGATATCTAACATTCAACCCCATATCATTTGAAATCCATCTGGTACATGGTGGAGCAATTAAATCACGTaccaaatattcaaattttagataGAAATTGTTTGATTCCTGACCCTGAATCAATTATGATGGAAAAACATTGTTGGcatgatgcatacatgtgtttctacatgttaaataaaaaatatctcataTCAAATCATATTTGGGAGTTTTGCTCTCATACCCATGGTTTAGCTATAATTTGGAGACATACAATTTCTGTTAAACCATCCAGCATTATCAATAGAATTTCATAATTTAGAATTGTGCTCTTAATTAGAAATTTGAGCAAACAAtcttacaaaaatcaatttgtaagttgacaataaAGCATATGTGACCATCTCATAGATGCATCGATCATATAGTTGAAAATGACCCACATGACAGGTGAATGTgtcatattcacctttttatatgttccaaaaacttCAGGAGATTACAATTCCAACTatagctggtacaatgatcatttacaagagaacaagcaacacaagagaattcttaaagaatcttttatttcttcatcatacaAACCACATGAATTCTCAATTACATTTGCATCATATTTAAACCAGAATGGACATCCACTATTCAATTGATTTATAACACAAAGCTCATAtctcattatatttatatatttttttaataatttagggCAGAACTATTCACGTCAAGTTTGCCTCATTTGTTGGCTTCTTCTCCAAGCTACCTTTTACGCAAAACTACTCACTCCAATTTTGCCTCCTTTCCtacctttttcttctttcccaAGCTACTTTCTACTTGAATCCCATCAATGAATAATATGACAATTTTAGTGCAACAAGAAGATAAAAGAAAGCACACATGAAATGGAACATCAAGAAAGCATCAAATCTTTTCTACTATTCAAAGTTTCTCTAGCATTTTGCTATACTTTTCTAAGTTTTCATCTTTTCCACAAATATCtatcattctttcttctttattcattatatgtcATCTCCTTATCTCTATGATCTCATACACAAATTACGATGTTGCTCGAAATATTTAGGCCTAAGTCATCTCTACCCActcaaagttgtccgcataattcatttagacacctcaactattTCTTATGccaattgaacactttatttgttcaaaagtcattcctgttagacacaaaatgctgaCATGGCAAAAAACGTGTATTTCACTTTCCTTGAGCgcgttaattaattaaaaataatattttccctttttttcttaatttatacccctaagttaattttaaaaaaaataattaacaaaaaagaagatatgttcttcttcttccctattTCTATCAACCCCAACCCAACCCAACCACCATACCCATGCACCAATGGTTATCTTCTTTCCCATCAttctaatgatttcaaaattcttagcatcagtggttatcttcttcccccaccattctaatggtttcaaaattcttagcattttgtttcattcttttttttttcattttttgtaaaaaaatctGCTAATTTAATAtgtgagaagaagaaaaattcgaACATTGGAGTTAAAAATTGATCAATATTCGTCTATCTCTATTTCGATCACTCCGATTGAACAAACATCT
Proteins encoded in this window:
- the LOC101257874 gene encoding protein APEM9; translation: MSMEGAPSFLTWDEIELSESYLVCCMFQEAATLSSSIIEQLIEKNGKMNEDNCELGDMLESAAMILVQSYKELGRTSEILKQLKMLFGSVSAVPAQVFLTGVCLQIPDGPSAEVQEILEEFLMKWRYVDGKYYTVASMEEFSNQISLGVDKYLEIVELYVITFLGRILGNLDLAISWVEKFPLPEEKRQDLLRQLHSMNTLKLVSTSQSSALPLQIDECTTDSTSLIEEKSCNGTANILEHRDLSKGENTKKQSILEFPRRRTPLWWFRTVTLKFGSSRLVLSNGSISLGFLAALFYYIVRRKQASLWSVLKRQASSTKKALVDFWQLAFSYQVNPLAAVQPLPPATLGSR